One window of the Cydia fagiglandana chromosome 22, ilCydFagi1.1, whole genome shotgun sequence genome contains the following:
- the LOC134675432 gene encoding glycine receptor subunit alpha-2 isoform X1 encodes MDVFSMNFRVAWCGILFSFVLGGNADAGRVQAAVSFLVDCISRTNSSYQEIELKSESSLSLRDILPIKAKYYDKNRAPKLLGQPTIVYFHVTVLSLDSINEESMTYVADIFLAQSWRDPRLRLPENMHEEYRILDVEWLNKIWRPDCFFKNAKKVTFHEMSIPNHYLWLYHDKTLLYMSKLTLVLSCAMKFESYPHDTQSCSMMIESLSHTVHDLVFIWNLTDPLVVNPDIELPQLDISNNYTSDCTIEYSTGNFTCLAVVFNLRRRLGYHLFHTYIPSALIVVMSWISFWIKPEAIPARVTLGVTSLLTLATQNTQSQQSLPPVSYVKAIDVWMSSCSVFVFLSLFEFAVVNNYMGPVATKAMKGYSDEDLSRDLDAFKHIFPNTVDPRASTSASLPQYETFCNGRETAVYIDRFSRFFFPFSFFILNVVYWSTFL; translated from the exons ATGGACGTATTCAGTATGAACTTTAGAGTGGCGTGGTGTGGTATTCTCTTCTCTTTCGTGCTTGGGGGAAACGCTGATGCGGGAAGAGTGCAGGCCGCTGTCAGtttttt GGTTGACTGCATTTCCAGAACCAACTCCTCTTACCAAGAGATCGAACTGAAGTCGGAATCCAGCCTGTCCCTTCGCGACATCCTGCCAATCAAAGCGAAGTACTACGACAAGAATAGGGCTCCGAAGTTGTTGGGGCAGCCCACTATAGTGTACTTCCATGTTACTGTGCTGTCGTTGGATTCCATTAATGAAGAGAGTATG ACGTACGTAGCAGATATCTTCCTAGCTCAATCCTGGCGGGACCCTCGCCTTCGTCTGCCAGAGAACATGCACGAGGAGTACCGGATCCTGGACGTGGAATGGCTCAACAAGATCTGGAGACCAGACTGCTTCTTCAAGAACGCCAAGAAAGTCACCTTCCATGAGATGAGCATACCGAATCATTACTTGTGGCTGTATCATGATAAGACGCTGCTTTATATGTCCAA ATTGACGCTGGTGTTATCGTGCGCGATGAAGTTTGAGTCCTACCCCCACGACACGCAAAGCTGTTCCATGATGATCGAAAGCT TATCGCATACCGTCCATGACCTGGTGTTCATCTGGAACCTCACGGATCCCCTGGTTGTAAACCCGGACATCGAGTTGCCCCAGCTCGACATATCCAATAACTACACTAGCGACTGCACTATCGAGTATTCTACTG GAAATTTTACCTGCCTAGCCGTGGTGTTCAACCTGCGGCGGCGGCTGGGTTATCACCTGTTCCACACATACATACCCTCAGCGCTTATTGTCGTTATGTCCTGGATCTCCTTCTGGATCAAGCCTGAAGCCATCCCAGCCAGGGTCACACTTGGAGTCACTAGTCTCCTGACTTTGG CCACCCAAAACACCCAATCGCAGCAAAGCCTGCCACCCGTCTCCTACGTGAAAGCCATCGACGTGTGGATGTCGTCCTGCTCTGTCTTCGTGTTCCTCTCTCTCTTCGAGTTCGCGGTGGTGAACAACTACATGGGGCCGGTGGCTACTAAGGCTATGAAGGGGTACTCTGATGAAGATCTGTCCAGGGATTTAGACGCGTTTAAG CACATATTCCCGAACACCGTGGACCCCCGCGCCAGTACCTCCGCCTCTCTCCCACAATACGAGACCTTCTGCAACGGGAGAGAGACGGCAGTATACATCGATCGGTTCTCTCGCTTCTTCTTTCCCTTCTCTTTCTTTATACTGAACGTCGTCTATTGGTCTACTTTCTTGTAA
- the LOC134675432 gene encoding glycine receptor subunit alpha-2 isoform X2: MDVFSMNFRVAWCGILFSFVLGGNADAGRVQAAVSFLTNSSYQEIELKSESSLSLRDILPIKAKYYDKNRAPKLLGQPTIVYFHVTVLSLDSINEESMTYVADIFLAQSWRDPRLRLPENMHEEYRILDVEWLNKIWRPDCFFKNAKKVTFHEMSIPNHYLWLYHDKTLLYMSKLTLVLSCAMKFESYPHDTQSCSMMIESLSHTVHDLVFIWNLTDPLVVNPDIELPQLDISNNYTSDCTIEYSTGNFTCLAVVFNLRRRLGYHLFHTYIPSALIVVMSWISFWIKPEAIPARVTLGVTSLLTLATQNTQSQQSLPPVSYVKAIDVWMSSCSVFVFLSLFEFAVVNNYMGPVATKAMKGYSDEDLSRDLDAFKHIFPNTVDPRASTSASLPQYETFCNGRETAVYIDRFSRFFFPFSFFILNVVYWSTFL, from the exons ATGGACGTATTCAGTATGAACTTTAGAGTGGCGTGGTGTGGTATTCTCTTCTCTTTCGTGCTTGGGGGAAACGCTGATGCGGGAAGAGTGCAGGCCGCTGTCAGtttttt AACCAACTCCTCTTACCAAGAGATCGAACTGAAGTCGGAATCCAGCCTGTCCCTTCGCGACATCCTGCCAATCAAAGCGAAGTACTACGACAAGAATAGGGCTCCGAAGTTGTTGGGGCAGCCCACTATAGTGTACTTCCATGTTACTGTGCTGTCGTTGGATTCCATTAATGAAGAGAGTATG ACGTACGTAGCAGATATCTTCCTAGCTCAATCCTGGCGGGACCCTCGCCTTCGTCTGCCAGAGAACATGCACGAGGAGTACCGGATCCTGGACGTGGAATGGCTCAACAAGATCTGGAGACCAGACTGCTTCTTCAAGAACGCCAAGAAAGTCACCTTCCATGAGATGAGCATACCGAATCATTACTTGTGGCTGTATCATGATAAGACGCTGCTTTATATGTCCAA ATTGACGCTGGTGTTATCGTGCGCGATGAAGTTTGAGTCCTACCCCCACGACACGCAAAGCTGTTCCATGATGATCGAAAGCT TATCGCATACCGTCCATGACCTGGTGTTCATCTGGAACCTCACGGATCCCCTGGTTGTAAACCCGGACATCGAGTTGCCCCAGCTCGACATATCCAATAACTACACTAGCGACTGCACTATCGAGTATTCTACTG GAAATTTTACCTGCCTAGCCGTGGTGTTCAACCTGCGGCGGCGGCTGGGTTATCACCTGTTCCACACATACATACCCTCAGCGCTTATTGTCGTTATGTCCTGGATCTCCTTCTGGATCAAGCCTGAAGCCATCCCAGCCAGGGTCACACTTGGAGTCACTAGTCTCCTGACTTTGG CCACCCAAAACACCCAATCGCAGCAAAGCCTGCCACCCGTCTCCTACGTGAAAGCCATCGACGTGTGGATGTCGTCCTGCTCTGTCTTCGTGTTCCTCTCTCTCTTCGAGTTCGCGGTGGTGAACAACTACATGGGGCCGGTGGCTACTAAGGCTATGAAGGGGTACTCTGATGAAGATCTGTCCAGGGATTTAGACGCGTTTAAG CACATATTCCCGAACACCGTGGACCCCCGCGCCAGTACCTCCGCCTCTCTCCCACAATACGAGACCTTCTGCAACGGGAGAGAGACGGCAGTATACATCGATCGGTTCTCTCGCTTCTTCTTTCCCTTCTCTTTCTTTATACTGAACGTCGTCTATTGGTCTACTTTCTTGTAA